A window of the Cytophagaceae bacterium genome harbors these coding sequences:
- a CDS encoding exo-alpha-sialidase, whose protein sequence is MPQFLKSSDFGGSNVIFQSLDYGKTWQDISNGLPAHMEDPEFLTNSNKLYIHSKDEMYTRNSNSLSPAWEKDPALKIHGEISMCKSGMYAVAYNGKISKKNPGTNTWSPVFKNLPIDENPGNLTELKSGVFMIAGDNGLFRSSDGGKTWKKVHKGSMGNIQETNGVLLATSQEGIIRSTDNGVSWKKAVSEGGVGIYLARIKDGFVGITYNTTSKTRRVRTSKDDGKTWQAIDAGLPPHANIANVIQAGNYFYCGHPKGIYRSSDKGKHWELLHPTVDDKVFNLTVSGKVIYAIAKNEGC, encoded by the coding sequence ATGCCTCAGTTTCTCAAAAGTAGCGATTTTGGTGGAAGTAATGTGATTTTTCAGTCACTTGACTATGGCAAAACCTGGCAGGATATCAGCAATGGCTTGCCCGCACACATGGAGGACCCTGAATTTTTAACAAACAGTAATAAGCTTTACATACACTCAAAAGATGAAATGTATACTAGAAATTCAAATTCATTGTCTCCTGCCTGGGAAAAAGACCCTGCACTCAAAATACATGGTGAAATTTCAATGTGTAAGTCGGGAATGTATGCAGTTGCCTACAATGGAAAGATTTCGAAGAAAAATCCAGGAACAAATACATGGTCACCTGTTTTCAAAAACCTTCCTATTGATGAAAATCCCGGAAATTTAACCGAATTAAAAAGTGGCGTCTTTATGATTGCCGGGGATAATGGACTCTTCAGGTCTTCAGATGGTGGAAAGACCTGGAAAAAAGTGCATAAAGGTTCTATGGGGAATATTCAGGAGACCAATGGGGTGCTATTGGCTACCAGTCAGGAAGGAATCATCCGTTCAACAGATAATGGGGTAAGTTGGAAAAAAGCTGTAAGTGAGGGTGGGGTAGGTATTTATCTTGCCCGTATAAAAGATGGATTTGTGGGTATTACATATAACACCACTTCAAAGACCCGAAGGGTGAGAACTTCAAAAGATGACGGAAAAACCTGGCAGGCCATTGATGCCGGACTTCCTCCGCATGCTAACATTGCGAATGTGATACAGGCAGGCAATTATTTTTATTGCGGTCACCCCAAAGGCATCTACAGATCTTCTGATAAAGGAAAACACTGGGAACTACTCCATCCGACAGTGGATGATAAAGTATTCAATCTCACCGTTTCAGGAAAAGTGATTTATGCAATTGCTAAGAATGAGGGGTGTTGA
- a CDS encoding DUF2490 domain-containing protein: MKNYIKILTILSVISNQLNAQTISHNNDIWLHYFGKFNLKGRSSVSFEATSRYANGFSEKQQYFIRPSVDYKFSKNLTGSVGYSHYKTYVYGKPAINKIPIPENHAWLQATIISQISKLKITNRLRDENRWVGIAGNENNSNELTIVDYTYRNRLRHMILAIYPIIKISKKYQLSAIAGDEAFYNIGKYAGATFLNQNRIIGGMGLTINPHIQFQLAYIHQHIWNFSNTIRESNPTVRFSVYTNVDLFGSKNQ, translated from the coding sequence ATGAAGAATTACATAAAAATATTAACGATTTTATCTGTCATTTCAAACCAGCTCAATGCCCAAACTATCTCTCATAATAATGACATTTGGTTGCATTATTTCGGAAAATTTAACCTCAAAGGTCGCAGTTCGGTGAGTTTTGAAGCTACCAGCCGTTATGCCAACGGTTTCTCTGAAAAACAACAATATTTCATAAGGCCATCGGTTGACTATAAATTTTCAAAAAATCTAACTGGCAGTGTTGGGTACTCACATTACAAAACCTATGTATATGGAAAACCGGCCATTAATAAAATCCCCATTCCGGAAAACCACGCTTGGTTACAAGCCACTATAATCAGCCAAATATCAAAATTAAAAATTACCAACCGGCTCCGGGATGAGAACCGTTGGGTGGGTATTGCCGGAAATGAAAACAATAGCAATGAGCTCACTATTGTTGATTATACCTATCGAAACAGGCTACGTCATATGATTTTGGCCATTTACCCCATCATCAAGATATCTAAAAAATACCAGTTAAGTGCAATAGCAGGTGATGAGGCTTTCTATAACATTGGAAAATATGCAGGAGCCACTTTTTTGAACCAAAACAGAATAATTGGAGGGATGGGTCTCACCATAAATCCTCATATACAGTTTCAACTGGCCTATATACACCAGCATATCTGGAATTTCAGCAATACTATCAGAGAATCAAATCCTACGGTCAGGTTTTCGGTTTATACCAACGTTGATCTTTTTGGTTCAAAAAATCAGTGA
- a CDS encoding SulP family inorganic anion transporter: MSRKSKYYFLSFIKHDFKSSITVFFVALPLSLGVALASDVPLISGLIAAVIGGIVVSIFSGSHMSVSGAAAGLTAICAQAIADLGSLEFFFWAVSIAGVFQILLGLFKIGGFTHLVPSAVIKGMLSAIGILLISKQIPTVLGYNKPDFWNDTLFNLLTLNHIFGTLQSFALSISPGIIIISIFTYALFWVLEKYFEALTKIFPTTFLVVTLSSGFAWILFLLFPDRLSIDASHFVNIPTDTFKDFKLNLFNANILNSNIWRSAVVIGFVASLETLLSLEAVDKMDPHHKISPQNKELFAQGIGNFFSGILGGLPVTSVIVRSSANIQAGARTKTSAIMHGVWILLAITLALPIINKIPYAILGVILIRTGYKLANPKMIMALAKQGREQLLPFVFTVGSILFTDLLIGVVIGFVYSIFFIIKHTYRAGYTYHVNQTGHNPHYVIDLANNVSFLNKKKIMELLDQIPEYAIVEINGEDSVYIDYDILEIIEEYKQKAHIKHIELRMKGISKVSVLRHH; encoded by the coding sequence ATGAGCCGTAAATCAAAATACTACTTTTTATCCTTTATAAAACACGATTTCAAGTCAAGTATTACCGTTTTTTTTGTTGCATTACCTCTTAGTTTAGGTGTAGCACTTGCTTCTGATGTACCCTTGATCTCAGGATTAATTGCTGCTGTAATCGGGGGTATCGTGGTGTCAATTTTCAGTGGTTCACACATGAGTGTAAGTGGTGCTGCAGCCGGACTTACTGCTATCTGTGCCCAGGCCATTGCCGATCTCGGAAGTCTGGAGTTTTTCTTTTGGGCTGTAAGCATTGCAGGGGTATTCCAAATATTATTGGGGCTATTTAAGATTGGCGGCTTCACTCACCTGGTACCCTCGGCGGTAATCAAAGGGATGCTGTCGGCAATCGGTATCCTGCTGATTTCAAAGCAGATACCCACCGTTCTCGGTTACAACAAACCTGATTTTTGGAACGACACCCTTTTTAACCTATTGACGCTCAACCACATTTTTGGCACTTTGCAGTCATTTGCATTAAGTATTTCGCCCGGAATTATTATAATTTCAATTTTTACTTATGCCCTGTTTTGGGTTTTAGAGAAATATTTTGAAGCTCTGACCAAGATTTTCCCTACTACATTTCTGGTAGTAACCCTATCGAGTGGATTTGCCTGGATCTTGTTTTTGCTTTTTCCCGACCGACTCAGTATCGACGCTTCACATTTTGTAAATATTCCCACTGATACATTCAAAGATTTCAAGCTAAATTTATTTAATGCCAATATTTTAAACAGCAATATCTGGAGAAGTGCCGTTGTGATAGGTTTTGTTGCTTCTTTAGAAACCCTCTTAAGTCTTGAGGCGGTGGACAAAATGGACCCGCATCACAAGATTTCTCCCCAAAACAAGGAACTGTTTGCACAAGGTATCGGAAATTTCTTCAGTGGCATTTTGGGTGGACTACCGGTTACCTCCGTGATTGTAAGAAGCAGTGCCAATATACAAGCCGGTGCCCGGACCAAAACCTCTGCTATCATGCATGGGGTATGGATTCTTCTTGCCATAACCCTGGCTTTGCCAATAATAAATAAAATCCCTTATGCGATTCTTGGGGTAATCCTGATCAGAACGGGTTATAAACTCGCCAACCCAAAAATGATTATGGCTTTGGCGAAACAGGGACGTGAGCAACTCCTTCCTTTTGTGTTTACAGTTGGCTCTATTTTGTTTACTGATTTGCTCATTGGTGTGGTGATTGGCTTTGTGTATTCTATCTTTTTTATCATCAAACATACTTACAGGGCAGGTTATACATATCATGTCAATCAGACGGGTCATAATCCCCACTATGTAATTGACCTGGCCAACAATGTGAGTTTTTTAAACAAGAAAAAGATAATGGAGCTGCTGGATCAAATTCCCGAATATGCCATCGTAGAAATCAATGGAGAGGATTCGGTGTATATTGATTATGACATACTGGAAATCATTGAAGAATACAAACAAAAAGCTCACATTAAACATATTGAGCTTAGAATGAAAGGAATCTCCAAAGTTTCGGTTTTGAGGCATCATTGA
- a CDS encoding SulP family inorganic anion transporter yields the protein MSNYLKNLPKDGWAGFKESFSSDSISGFIVFLLALPLSLGIAKASEFPPIMGLLTAIIGGVVVSFLAGSPLTIKGAAAGLIVIAAECVAEFGGGETGWHLALGAIVVAGVVQVLFGLFKLGKLTDIFPLSAVHGMLAAIGIIIISKQIPILLDIDPALTKGKSTFELIGNIPYYFMHLDPKATLIGIVSLAVMLIWPMLSESPLKKIPAPLVVLLFAIPAELMLDFQTTEPIYALVHLGNLVDSIKINVSFDGVHEIGVFTKYVIMFALVGSLESLLTVKAIDMIDHYKRKSNTNKDLIAVGIGNIIAGVLGGLPMISEVARSSANVANKARTRWANFFHGFFILVFVLFASHLIELIPNTALAAMLITVGIRLAHPKEFMHALHIGKEQLFIFVVTIIFTLWIDLLVGIAAGMLAEIIINLLNGKPLSVIFKTPTEVSFTENKYLVKISKAAVFTNFMGIKRKLEALPPQFYVEIDLEDTLLVDHSVMDNLHNFKNSYENEGGKVVIKGLDKHKPLSGHAASARKKVS from the coding sequence ATGAGTAATTATTTAAAGAATTTACCAAAAGACGGTTGGGCCGGTTTCAAAGAGAGTTTCTCTTCAGATTCCATTTCCGGATTCATCGTTTTCTTATTGGCTCTTCCACTTAGTTTGGGCATAGCCAAGGCTTCAGAATTCCCTCCAATCATGGGTCTTCTAACAGCCATTATTGGCGGAGTGGTTGTGAGTTTTCTTGCAGGATCACCGCTTACAATTAAAGGTGCCGCGGCGGGTTTGATAGTAATCGCTGCTGAATGTGTAGCTGAATTCGGTGGTGGCGAAACAGGCTGGCATCTTGCACTGGGTGCAATTGTTGTGGCCGGTGTGGTTCAGGTTCTGTTTGGGCTATTTAAATTAGGAAAACTTACCGACATTTTTCCGCTTTCTGCAGTTCATGGAATGCTGGCAGCAATTGGAATTATTATTATTTCAAAACAAATACCGATTTTACTGGATATTGACCCGGCCCTGACCAAAGGAAAAAGCACTTTTGAGTTAATCGGAAATATTCCATATTATTTTATGCACCTTGACCCAAAGGCTACTTTGATCGGAATCGTAAGTCTGGCGGTGATGCTGATCTGGCCTATGCTTTCAGAGTCTCCATTGAAAAAAATTCCGGCACCTTTAGTGGTTCTGTTATTTGCAATTCCTGCCGAGCTAATGCTAGATTTCCAAACCACTGAGCCTATTTATGCATTGGTACATTTAGGCAATTTGGTTGACAGTATTAAAATCAATGTGAGTTTTGATGGTGTGCATGAAATAGGGGTATTCACAAAATACGTAATCATGTTTGCCTTGGTAGGAAGTCTTGAGTCACTTTTGACCGTAAAGGCCATCGACATGATTGACCATTATAAAAGAAAATCAAATACCAACAAAGACCTCATAGCAGTGGGAATAGGAAACATCATAGCCGGTGTTTTGGGTGGTTTACCTATGATTTCAGAGGTAGCACGTAGCTCGGCCAATGTTGCCAATAAGGCACGCACACGCTGGGCAAACTTCTTCCATGGATTCTTTATTTTGGTTTTTGTATTGTTTGCTTCACATTTGATTGAGCTCATTCCCAATACTGCCCTGGCCGCAATGTTGATTACGGTGGGAATCAGACTGGCACATCCTAAAGAGTTTATGCATGCATTGCATATTGGTAAAGAGCAACTTTTCATTTTTGTTGTGACTATCATTTTTACTTTATGGATTGACCTTTTAGTGGGAATTGCCGCTGGTATGTTGGCTGAGATTATCATCAATCTCCTGAACGGAAAACCGCTTTCGGTTATATTCAAAACGCCAACTGAGGTTTCGTTTACCGAAAACAAATACCTGGTTAAAATCAGCAAAGCGGCTGTATTTACCAATTTTATGGGTATAAAAAGAAAATTGGAAGCTTTGCCACCCCAGTTTTATGTAGAAATAGACCTTGAAGATACCCTTTTGGTTGATCACTCAGTGATGGACAACCTTCATAATTTCAAAAATTCTTATGAAAATGAAGGAGGAAAAGTGGTAATCAAAGGTCTTGACAAGCATAAGCCTTTGTCGGGGCATGCTGCATCGGCACGTAAAAAAGTATCCTAG